The Pseudarthrobacter defluvii DNA window ACCGCCACCGCGTAAACCCCGCCACTCACCGGAACCACGGCTCGTTCGCGAGACCTGGCCTTCAAAGCCGGGTTTTGCGAACAAGCCGCGGTTTTGCTGTTTCCGGAGAGTTTCCCGGGGCAGGGTTTAAGCATGGAAACCATCAGTCCGAAGCTCTTGAACTGGGCGTCCATCCTGGACGATAAGACCCGCGAACAAGCGGTGATGACGGCGGGCCTGCCGTTCATCTACCCCCACCTTGCCCTGATGCCGGACGCGCACCTGGGCAAGGGCGCCACCGTGGGATCTGTCATCCCCACGCTGCGGGCCATCATCCCTGCGGCCGTGGGCGTGGACATTGGCTGCGGCATGATCGCGGTCCGCACCCAGTACTCCGTGAAGGACCTGCCAAAGGACCGGAAAAGCCTCCGCGAGGACATCGAACGGGTCATCCCCCTGTCCGCCGGGAACAACAACAAAAAGATCCTCCCCACCGCGGAGCCGCGCATCGCCGAGCTGAAGCAGCGAGCCGCGAAAGCCGGCTTCAACCCGGGCCAGTACGTTGCCAAGTGGGAGCTGCAGTTGGGGTCGCTGGGCTCCGGGAACCACTTCATCGAGGTCTCCGCGGATGAGTCCGACGGCGTGTGGCTCTTCCTGCATTCGGGCTCGCGGGGCATCGGCAACAGGATCGCCCAGCACCACATCGGGGTGGCCCAGCACGTGAGCCGCAAGAACCAGATCTACCTGCCGGATCCTGACCTGGCGTACCTGGACGAGGGCACCCCGCAGTTTGAGCAGTACATCGCAGAACTGCGGTGGGCCCAGCACTTCGCTCTGCTGAACCGGGAGGAAATGATGGACCGGGTGGCTGCCCAGTTCAGCCGCTGGGTGGGAGGCAAGGTGCGCGAGCTTGAGCGGATCAACTGCCACCACAACTTCACAGAGCAGGAGACGCACTACGGCAAGCCGGTCTGGGTGTCCCGCAAGGGTGCCATCAAAGCCGCGCACGGCGATCCCGGACTGATCCCCGGATCCATGGGGACGGCGTCGTATGTTGTGGAAGGCCGGGGCAACCCGGCGTCGCTGAACTCGTCCCCGCACGGGGCCGGACGGGAATACTCACGCAACGCAGCCCGGAAGGCCTTCACCCTGGAGGAACTGAAGCGGGCCATGAAGGGCATTGAGTTCCGGGCGTCGGAGGCCTTCATCGACGAGATCCCGGCCGCCTACAAGCCGATTGACCAAGTCATGCAGGACGCCGCGGACCTGGTGACGGTGCGGCACAAGCTGCGGCAGTTGGTCAACGTCAAAGGCAACTGACTCTGCGAAACCGGGCAGCAGTGCGGCGGAATGTGACGCTAAATGAACGTGCGTGACCCCCCGTTTCCGCCTCATTGAACGGGTTGGGGCCGCTCCCTATGGTGAAACAATGACTAGTTCCAAGCCCGGGATGACCCGCATCGTGGCAGGCGAGAGCGCGGTCCCCACGCGCAGGCGCGCCGTCGAGGCTGCCCTGGCCATCGGTCTGGTTCTGCTGATCGCTGTCGGGGCCATTGTTGCCTCCAACATCTCCCGCAACACCGAGGCGCAGGCCGCCGAGCCCAGCCCGGCCGCGGAGCTGAAACTGGGGTACTTCGGCAATGTCACGCACGTCCCGGCCCTGGTCGGGGTCAAAAAAGGGTTCCTGGCTGAGGCCCTGGGCGGCACCAAGCTCAGCACCGAGACCTTCAATGCGGGACCGGCAGCGATCGAGGCCCTCAACGCAGGGGCCATCGACGCGGCCTACATCGGCCCCAACCCGGCCATCAACTCGTTCGCCAAGAGCCAGGGCCAGTCCGTGCGCGTGATCGCCGGAGCCGCGGCGGGCGGGGCGCAGCTGGTGGTCAAGCCGGGTATCACCTCCGCGGCTGACCTTCGGGGCAAGACCCTGGCAACGCCGCAGCTGGGCGGGACCCAGGACGTGGCCCTGCGCGCCTGGCTCACCAAGCAGGGATACAAGACCAACGTGGACGGCAGCGGCGACGTCGCCATCAACCCCACGGACAACGCCCAGACGCTGAAGCTCTTCCAGGACGGAAAGCTCGACGGCGCGTGGCTGCCTGAGCCGTGGGCCTCGCGTTTGGTGCTCCAGGCCGGAGCCAAGGTCCTCGTGGACGAAAAGGACCTGTGGGACGGGGCAGGCACCGGCAAGCCCGGAGAGTTCCCCACCACCATCCTGATCGTGAACCAGAAGTTCGCCGCCGACCACCCGGACACCGTGAAGGCCCTGCTGAAGGGGAATGCGGAGTCGGTGGCGTGGCTCAACTCGGCGCCGGCCCAGGAAAAGTCCGCGCTGATCAACGCCGCGCTGCAGGAAGCCGCTGGGGCCGCGCTGCCGGCTGATGTGCTGAACCGTTCCCTCGCCAACATCACCTTCACCCTCGACCCGCTGGCCGGCAGCTACCCCAAACTGCTGCAGGACGGGGTGGACTCCGGCACCACCAAGAAAGCCGACATCAACGGACTCTTCGACCTCAGCGCGCTCAACCAGGTCACCGGCAGCGACAAGATTTCGGCGGCCGGCCTCGGCCAGGACTGACCCACCACCACTAAGGACGCCACCATGCCAGTAGTACTGGAACACCTGGGCAAGCGCTTCGGCGACGGCGCCCCGGTCCTGGACGACGTCAACGCCAACATCAGGCAGGGCGAGTTCGTTGCCCTCCTCGGTGCCTCCGGCTGCGGCAAATCCACCCTCCTGAACATCATCGCGGGACTGGAAGCGCCGACGTCGGGCGCCCTGGAAGTACCCAGCGACGGCGCAGCCTTCATGTTCCAGGACGCCGCCCTCTTTCCGTGGCTGACAGCCCGGGAGAACATCGAACTGGCCCTGAAGCTGCGCGGTGTTGGCAAGGCCGAACGCCGCAGCAAGGCACAGGAACTCCTCGAACTGGTGCACCTGGGGTCCGCCGGGGACAAGCGGCCGCACGAACTGTCCGGCGGCATGCGGCAGCGCGTGTCTCTTGCCCGCTCGCTGGCCCAGGACCGGCAGCTGCTGCTCATGGATGAGCCGTTCGCCGCACTGGACGCCATCACCCGCGACCTGCTGCACGACGAGCTGGAGCGCATCTGGAAGGAAACCGGGCGCACCATCGTCTTCGTCACCCACAACGTCCGCGAGGCCGTCCGTCTCGGCCAGCGCGTCCTGCTGCTGTCCTCCCGCCCCGGCCGTGTGGTCCAGGAATGGGCCGTCAGCGAGGAACACCGAACCGACGCCGGGCTTGCCGGCCAGCTGACCGGGGTCATCACCGCCCGGCTGCGGGAGGAGATTCGCCGCCATGCCAAGTAAGTCCCTGTCCAGCTCCGCGCCTACTTCGCCCTCCGCGCCGGATGCCGCCCCCGCCCCTTCGCGGGACGGCTTTCGTCCTTCGGACGAAGCGTCCGGCTCCGACAGCGGCACCGGCCTTCCCACCACTCGCAAGCTCGCGGCGGGTCCCTCGGACGGTGCCTTAGATGCCACTCCTGCAACACACGTGCATGCCGCTTTGACGCGGACTTCGAGTGGCCATGAAGACCTGCGGGAGCTTGAGTCCGGCCTGGACTCACTGCAGTCCGACGCCGACCGCAAACACCGGATCGACTGGAGCCGCATCCTGCTGCCCGTGGCCGCGCTGGTGGTCCTGGTGCTCATCTGGCAGTTCTATGTGTCGCTCGGTGTGAAGCGGCGCGACCTGGTTCCCGGCCCGCTGGATGTGGTGGCGCAGATGGGCGTCCTGTGGGGCGACGGCAAGTTCCAGGAATCGATCTGGACCTCGCTCCAGCGCGGTGTGGTGGGCTTCCTGATTTCGGTGGCCATTGCCACTCCCGTCGGTTTGCTGCTGGCCCAGGTGGCCCCGCTGCGCCGCGCGTTTGGGCCGTTGATTTCCGGCTTGCAGGTCCTGCCCTCGGTGGCGTGGGTGCCTGCGGCGATCATCTGGTTCGGCCTGACCGACGCCACCGTCTACTTCGTGGTGTTCATGGGCGCCATCCCGTCCATCATCAACGGCCTGATCTCGGGTGTGGACCAGATCCCGCCGCAGTACCGGAGGGTGGGCACCGTCCTGGGCGCATCCCGGCTGCAGATGGCCTTGCAGGTGATCCTTCCTGCCGCGCTGCCCGGCTACCTCAGCGGGCTCAAACAGGGCTGGGCCTTCTCCTGGCGCTCCCTCATGGCCGCCGAAATTATCGCTGTGGGCGGCACCATCGGCTTTGGCCTGGGCTCGCTGCTGGACCAGGGCCGGGACCTGTCCGACATGACCATCGTCATGGCGGCCATCCTGCTGATCCTCGGCGTCGGCATCCTCATCGAGCTGCTGGTCTTTGGGCCCATCGAGAAGCGCCTCCTGCGCCGCCGCGGCCTCCTGGCCGGCAGCACCCGCTGACCCAACCCCTTCGGAACCCGCAGCAAGAGCCCGACGGCGACCTCCCGCCGTCGGGCTCTGCCGTTTCCTGACGCGTTTGCGTCACTTTTAGCCCCGCCAGGGCCCCCGGCCCCTGATCTTGCAGGGTGAGCCCGGTCAGGAGGCCCTGAAAGTCCCGCAAATGCGTCAGCCCGAAAAAACTGCTGGCAGACTGGCCACATGACCGCCAGCTTCGTGTGCCGCACAGAGTCCCAGCTTCCGGTGGAACGGCTCTTTGACCTGGCGCGCAGCATCGATCTGCATGTGGACTCCCAGCAGAAATCAGGGGAGCGGGCAATCGGCGGCGTCACCCGTGGGGTGATCGGAGAAGGCCAGGAGGTCACGTGGCGGGCAAAACACTTCGGAGTCCCGCTCACCATGACCAGCCGGATCACCCACTTCGATTTCCCCCGCAGCTTCACCGATGAACAGGTGAAGGGCCCCTTCAAGGCTTTCCGGCATGTCCACGAATTCGAGCCAACCGCCGCCGGGAGCACCATGACGGACCGCGTGGAGTTCACCGCCCCGCTGGGAGTCCTGGGCCGCGCCGTCGAACGTTTGTTCCTGACCCGCTACCTGGAACGGCTCATCAGCACCCGCGGCAGCTTCCTTGCCAGGCACGAAAATCCTTTGTGACGCAGCGTTACCTTACGTGAACTGGTGTTGCTGACCCTTTGTGGGCCAATGTGACGCCGCCCTACCGTTGATTCATGGCAATTCAGGACATTTACCCCACCGCGCTGCGGCTGCTCGGCCGCCCCGCGCTGGTGGTGGGCGGCGGCCCCGTTGCTGCCCGCCGGGCCAAGGGGCTGCTCGACGCGGGTGCAGTGGTTACCGTCGTGGCCCCGGTTGCCTCGCCCGCGCTGCAGGAGATGGCCGACGCCGGCCTGCTCACCTGGGCAGCGCGCCCTTACCTTTCCCAGGACGTCGACGGCGTCTGGTTCGTTCAGACGGCAACGGGGGATCCGGCGGTGGACGCCCAGGTATCGGCCGACGCCGAGGCGCAGCGGGTTTGGTGCGTCAATGCCTCCAACCATGAAGCTTCTGCCGCCTGGACGCCCGCCGTGGCGGAGGTGGACGACGTCAAGATTGCCGTCAACGCCGGGGGAGACCCGCGCCGGGCCATGGCCGTTCGGGACGCCGTCGCCACCGCCCTCGAAACCGGTGA harbors:
- a CDS encoding RtcB family protein, which codes for METISPKLLNWASILDDKTREQAVMTAGLPFIYPHLALMPDAHLGKGATVGSVIPTLRAIIPAAVGVDIGCGMIAVRTQYSVKDLPKDRKSLREDIERVIPLSAGNNNKKILPTAEPRIAELKQRAAKAGFNPGQYVAKWELQLGSLGSGNHFIEVSADESDGVWLFLHSGSRGIGNRIAQHHIGVAQHVSRKNQIYLPDPDLAYLDEGTPQFEQYIAELRWAQHFALLNREEMMDRVAAQFSRWVGGKVRELERINCHHNFTEQETHYGKPVWVSRKGAIKAAHGDPGLIPGSMGTASYVVEGRGNPASLNSSPHGAGREYSRNAARKAFTLEELKRAMKGIEFRASEAFIDEIPAAYKPIDQVMQDAADLVTVRHKLRQLVNVKGN
- a CDS encoding ABC transporter substrate-binding protein, which codes for MTRIVAGESAVPTRRRAVEAALAIGLVLLIAVGAIVASNISRNTEAQAAEPSPAAELKLGYFGNVTHVPALVGVKKGFLAEALGGTKLSTETFNAGPAAIEALNAGAIDAAYIGPNPAINSFAKSQGQSVRVIAGAAAGGAQLVVKPGITSAADLRGKTLATPQLGGTQDVALRAWLTKQGYKTNVDGSGDVAINPTDNAQTLKLFQDGKLDGAWLPEPWASRLVLQAGAKVLVDEKDLWDGAGTGKPGEFPTTILIVNQKFAADHPDTVKALLKGNAESVAWLNSAPAQEKSALINAALQEAAGAALPADVLNRSLANITFTLDPLAGSYPKLLQDGVDSGTTKKADINGLFDLSALNQVTGSDKISAAGLGQD
- a CDS encoding ABC transporter ATP-binding protein, which gives rise to MPVVLEHLGKRFGDGAPVLDDVNANIRQGEFVALLGASGCGKSTLLNIIAGLEAPTSGALEVPSDGAAFMFQDAALFPWLTARENIELALKLRGVGKAERRSKAQELLELVHLGSAGDKRPHELSGGMRQRVSLARSLAQDRQLLLMDEPFAALDAITRDLLHDELERIWKETGRTIVFVTHNVREAVRLGQRVLLLSSRPGRVVQEWAVSEEHRTDAGLAGQLTGVITARLREEIRRHAK
- a CDS encoding ABC transporter permease, giving the protein MPSKSLSSSAPTSPSAPDAAPAPSRDGFRPSDEASGSDSGTGLPTTRKLAAGPSDGALDATPATHVHAALTRTSSGHEDLRELESGLDSLQSDADRKHRIDWSRILLPVAALVVLVLIWQFYVSLGVKRRDLVPGPLDVVAQMGVLWGDGKFQESIWTSLQRGVVGFLISVAIATPVGLLLAQVAPLRRAFGPLISGLQVLPSVAWVPAAIIWFGLTDATVYFVVFMGAIPSIINGLISGVDQIPPQYRRVGTVLGASRLQMALQVILPAALPGYLSGLKQGWAFSWRSLMAAEIIAVGGTIGFGLGSLLDQGRDLSDMTIVMAAILLILGVGILIELLVFGPIEKRLLRRRGLLAGSTR
- a CDS encoding SRPBCC family protein yields the protein MTASFVCRTESQLPVERLFDLARSIDLHVDSQQKSGERAIGGVTRGVIGEGQEVTWRAKHFGVPLTMTSRITHFDFPRSFTDEQVKGPFKAFRHVHEFEPTAAGSTMTDRVEFTAPLGVLGRAVERLFLTRYLERLISTRGSFLARHENPL